TATTTGGCAGACCAGTCTATTCGCCCGTGGATGGTCTGTACTGGTGCACGTGGTAACGGACAAGGGGGGCTCTTATTGGCCGCGTTGGTGGAGGCGCTCTTCTGGCTCCGACCTGATCGCCATGTTGCATAATCTTAATAACAAGGAGAAAAAATGCAAGCAGACAATCTATGAATGCGTTGGTAAAAGATAGAAAggtgtaaatgaaagaaaaggaaTCCTAACTTGATGCTGTTGACTCCAAACGTGGACCCTTCTGTACTCGGTGAGCAGAAAAGTCGACATTTTTTGTGTAGAGGGTTGGCATGTGTCCTCCAAGGTTTGTATTTGTGCCTTTTAAGGTGACAAAAAGAAACCAGATATGAATGCAGAATGTTACAAATTGTGTCAGCAAAGTGACTCTTGATGGAAAAGTACCGTGAAGACCTCTGCTTGGTAGCGTACCACCAAATGGAATACTGCTGTTTCCCCACAGATGGCTCCCGGACAGGTCTTTATTCATGTTTAGTTCCACATTTTTCTTTGTGCTAATACCTTGAAGGACACAGAGTAAGAAAGATGAACCATTaatgaaaattaatgaaaaaaatcaaaacattttatgtactgacaaaaaaatgactctttTAAGTTTTGAattgttaaaaagaaaatgaacaagtgaattcattgtttttcttttcctctcttaatctcttttttttttaacttattttgaaaaacaggTTGCCACCAAAATGTTCCACTAGAATCAAATATTAACTGgctggctgtcattgacggcaCTAAATGTCCACTTCATTTTGACCGTGAGGGCGGCAGGGATTGCTAAAGTATGATTTATgattatgatttaaaatatatatattttcacatttctcATTCTTGTAgagttaaaacatttaaaatcattttctgaacccctttatcctcattagggttgcagggggtgctggagcctatcccagattaCTTGCATGGtcacagccatgcacactcacatccatacctaggggcaattttcagtgtccaatcagtctaccatgcatgtttttggaatgtgggaggaaactgaacacaggcggaccaacctggatttgaacccaggaccccagagctgtgagactaGTATGTATCTACATGAATTAAttggcgatagatgtccaattcattttgactggaaggagTGGAATTCAGAAGTGAACATTGGCAACCTGTCCTTCCAGTTTATGGCAGACAAGGCTAAATGCTATTTTAAGCTGTccagtttttaaatattaccCGGTAAATATCGAGACTGCCTCAGGTAGTGTTGTTTGGCAGACGCAGTCCTCGATGCTTCCTGGTATCCTGATGCCTTGTTCAGGTTTAAAGGTGCTTCTTCTTTGCAGCTGGGTCGACTAAAGTCCACAACGTCACTATATCTGAGGCACAGGGCACACACGGGAACGTGTAATCATCAAGCTAAAGCTTTTTAGGACGGGAACACAATGTTTAACTGCAATCCCgagcaaaaaaagaacaatcaaTGATTCATCTCGCCTTCTAAGCGGCTCTTCGGGCGGCATCGTCTTGTCTTTGAAGAAGTTGTTTTTTCCCGCCACCATCGCCGCAGTCAGCCCGACCTCTTCGTAGTCGTCCCACTCGTCCCCTCTCGGGTGACCCCAGCGGCGACGCCCTCCCTTGGCTTTGACCTGGTAGTTCAGCGGAGTGGCGTTGTCGCCATCCTGCCTCGTCTGTGAACACAAATCAGAAAGTTTAGCCGATCACGTCGTCCTATCAGGAGGATCGGAATAGGGTAcaaggattgttttttttcaaacgtagtctttgacattttgaagtattctttgacattttgaagtattctttgacattttgaagtattctttgacattttgaagtattctttgacattttgaagtattctttgacattttgaagtattctttgacattttgaagtattctttgacattttgaagtattctttgacattttgaagtATGAAGTAAGTAAGATGAAAAGGACCAAAATCATCCAAAAGTAGAATCAAGAAGTTACAACTAAAATAGCTCAATTCATCACATTATTTGCTGTATAAGTTCATTTATGTAGAATACAttgtttatacatttttatatgcaaactttttttttggtgctacACAACTAATTTGTCAAATAGCGAATTGatgaatgttttgttgttgtttctttaaaATCACCATCTACTATATGAATTATAATGTTGTAGTAGCTTTATTCAAAGAAATTTGGATGGACTTTTTCCCCCGACAACACATTTGCTCAGTATCGGCAGGTTCCGAAAATCAGGTGACGTGCAAAAAATATCTTATCAGGCTTATATGGCTGATAAAGtgtaataaaatatgaatattaagaagaaaaatcacCTTGCTCTTGTCGGGAATGAAAGGTAGACGCGTCTGTGGTGTATTTTCTCTGGCTTCCTGCTTGAGAAGATGCTTTGTTTGCTGTTCCCGAATCAGCTCCGCGTGCCGAGGGTACGCCGCCGGAGCGGCCGGGACGGGGGAGGCCGGCAGCTGCTGTACGGGCCTGGGGGTGACGCAGTGTTTGTTGTGCGGCGGTACCGGCGGCCGGCAGGGGGGCGCGGGCCTGGGATGTACGGCTTGCTGCTGTGAAGTCTGCTGGGGCTGCAATATCGGCAGTTGCGGGGGCAACGGATGAGGCCGGGGTCTGCCCTGCTCCAGGATCTGCTGAGGCGTGCCCAAAGCCTGGCCCACGTGGAAGTACGAGTACCTGAGAGCCTGCACGCAGTATCATATGAGCATCCATGGCGGACTTGACGTTAGGCAAGACTAGGCAGTGGACATCAAATTCCTCATACACTCCTTGTCAATACAGTTTGGACATCATTTTAGCACATGAATTATTAAATTGCATTGTAAATGaaattttgttaataaatgtctTACGATACCATATTggtcagtcatcattttttttttttggttaacttAACAGTTATTGCCATTATAGCTGACCTGTGCAGAAGTTGGTCTTTTCTTGGGGTCCCATTGAAGCAGGTCAGTCATCAGGTGAATGGCTTCAGGACTAGCATTAGGAATCAGTGTCTTTAGATGACTGGGAACACACTGGGGCCAACGGAAATACATGGCACTTGCCAGCAGAAATCCCTCCGACCAATCATTCTAGATGACAAACGACAAAAATCTCTGTTAGTACGCAATCTGCTCAAACGGAAACTAAGCACTATAGACAGCTTTGCAAAAATTGACCCCTCACTGACACCCTTTATAGGACAAATGACTATTATTCCTTATTGAAAAACACTGAAATCTTTTTATATGTTAATCTGCTTACATCCTAAGTAATActctaaagtgttttttttctttcatggtATTATAAAGTCTTTCCATTCCATTTATGATAATAGATGACCCAGACTGATTGTGAATGCTCATGcttgagtgccattgacagtgaaaaACGTCCAAAACATTTGAACCAAAATGGATTAAACGTCTACCACctacaatggcaaaaaaaacactcataatTCGTGCATGAAAAGGTTATGAACTGAGATCCGACTCGCACAAGGTTACCTTCTTTGGTGTACCCAAAACTTGGCAAATCTTGAATATGGTGTCCACCTCGCTGGAGCCGGGAAATAAAGGCCTGAGTGTGTAAAGTTCAGCCATAATGCAGCCCACCGCCCACTGGTCAATAGGGGAACTGTAGGATATGGATCTAAGGAGGACCTCTGGAGCACGATACCTGTACACATAAATACTATCACATCTCCTTTTCAGAGTATATAACGTGTAGTCACGTCAGAATTGATACACGCTGATACGCTTCATTTTGGATTATCAGACAGATAGAATCCGATTTAGCAGTCACTCTGAGGGTTTACAGTACAATTGACAAAACATatcttgagaaaaaaatctgatccAAAGTCCAAAAATCTGCAAAGGGCCATCCCTACTAGTGTGTCTTTGTTTGAAATAAACAATTTTAGCATGTTCATGGGGCAGATTCTATGAAGTTGTACAATTTTGGTGTAACTAACCATCTGGTTGAGACATAGTCGGTGTACGGTGGTCGCGATCTTATCTCACGGGCGAGGCCAAAGTCGGCTATCTTGACCAATTCAGGACCCATGCACAGAAGATTCTCGGGCTTCATGTCTCTGTGGAAAAaccctaagaaaaaaaataaccgaTTATATACTtacattactgtatttttcaggcCATCATTTGCACCAGACAAAGAATacacaaagaaaaggaaaagaacaATATTGATCAAATACTTTGACAGTCCAGTGGTGATACATACCATGTTTATGAATGAATGCAAGACCCTGGAGGATTTGAAACATGATATTTCTAACAGCAGATTCTGGAAACAAACGAGTCCTggcaaaagagaagaaaaattaaAGAGTCAATCTAGAGAAAGGGGGCATTCCTAATCAAGAAGATGTACAGTACCTATCTTTCATTAGCTGATACAGATTTTCCTTCATgtactcaaaaataaaatacaagtgaTCATTCTCTCTGATGACCTCCTTCAGCTTGATCACATTGGCGTGGTTGAGCTTCTTTAAAGACTGAAATGAAAAGATACGTCATTTGggacaaaatgacaaatatgtccaattaaattcagtcatttttttctaccggtaatcctcacaagggttatggGGTTTTCAATAAAAGGTAAAAGTCAGCAGTACATACAAATAATACAACTAATACACAATCAGTGTGCTTTGtgcacattcatttttcatattctttataaataaacaaaattaaaaattaattaaatggtttaaaaatatatatattaaaataactaaaaacagaaatacactacGGTTACAGCCCTAgatgtccattccattttaactgggttgCCAggtctcccagtcaaaatggattggacatcgcTATAGCAACTTGAATTGTTGAATGTTTTACCAGATTTATGTATCGTAGTACATATACAGGATATATTACAGACCTTAACTTCCCGAAGGTTCATGCATTCTTCCCACGAGTAGAACTTTCttttcatcctaaaaaaaaaaaaaagtacatatttcAGCCTACTTGGATACTTGATTCCAGTCTTTTAAGTACACTTTCAAGGTTTTGCTTATGACACATCGCAAATTATCGGAAGACATAAAACAAACCCTAACACATTTGAAGACGACACAGTAATACAGACTCACTTCTTAATGGCAACAAGTTCTCCGGACTCCAGATTGCGCCCGAGGATGACCGATCCGTAAGTGCCATCTCCCAGCTGTTTGAGATTGCTGTATCTGTTCATTGTGCTCAGCCTCCCGTAACATCTCCCGGGGGCAAAAGTTAATTGGTTGGGGACCCTCAAATTGTTTTCCTGATTCCAGCTCTTGAATACAGTCAAATTTCCTGTGACAACACCGCAAGTCCACGCCTGGAGATGGAGGACTCATGGTGTCATGGGTTTGACTCCCCCCACCTTGGGGCAGATATAAGAGAGAAATAATTTGTTATTGAAAATACACAGGGTGAGCTAAAAGTGagtaaaaatacactttaaattACTCTCTGATCATCTTTCAATTTCTACTTTCAGCTCACGTGCACATATATGACAAACTGTTATTGAAACAAACAATACTGCGACTTTTACCCATTTAGAGTTCACTGAATCAGCCATGCATCATCTAGTAATCATCTTTTCTAAGGGATTAATTACAACGTCCACATTTTCCTAAATCGGTTGCAGCAGGACTTTGGGTTATTTCACTTAATAACATGTGGCGCTGTTTAACGTCATTAGAGTGTATCTAAAATAGAACAAGACACGTGCAGATGAGCATACACACATGATATTTGTATATACATTATTGTTTACAGTTTCAGCTTGCAATCATATTAGCACAAGCGCGATGATCCGCACCAAAAAAATCCTGATGACTAAATCagtcttttttctttaattgcATTAACTTTACGTATCAattatattgctttttttctttttagaagcAAAATACAACCCATTAAATGTTTGGCAATGGTTTGGGCAAACAAAATACATATAGTATGCGGGGGAAACGAACGGATCCCGAgagaaaaatcaaaagaaaacaactctCACCCTCCTTGCTTCAATTTCGCCAGCAAACATGGTGAAACATGAGCATAAGACTgtcaaaatgacacatttagTGGTGAACTAACAGTATCTCCATCTTCTGTGTGTTCTCGCTAAACATGAATATAATCACAACCAGGCAGGCCCAATCCCGTTCTCGACAGTAATCATCTAATTCTCGCGATACTTAACCAGAACATTTGAACCGCCTTCACAACAAATCACAGCTCCTCATAAAAAACAATCGCATACAATAAGACTAAATGTCtaaaattaattgattgatttgGGTTTTGACAGCACAAATGTGGAAGTTGAGGGAGTGAATTGTTTTTGAGCACTCGCTTATATACATTGCTTATATTAAACATATTACCAAATCATCTCAGTATAAATGTAAGATGTCCAAATTGtatatgtcaaaaaatattatatatgttaATAATGTGTATTCCTGGAGTTAAAAGTGAATAAATTAGATTTGTTTGCCCAGTTCACCAGAACAGGTACTGACATTAGTGAACAAAGGTTACTGAATATAGcatatctttgtttttagtttaaaacaaaaacttcattttatttatttttaagactgACGTGTTGTATAAATAAAGGCGTACAGTGAGACGCCAAATAAGGACAGTCACTTCCGTATTTCTGACACTCGAGCTCGTCTCGGAACTATCGCCGACATGGCTGCGTTCTTGCGAGCTCGTAAATATGTTCGTTGCGTGGTCCGTTTCTCCGACCGTGACCTGTAAACGCTACGACCAACGTTTGTGAAGAGGGGGCGCATCGCACGCAAATAGACGCACTTAGCCAAGTTGTCATGGTATGTGACCGCGCTGGTTAGCTGTTAGCAAGCTAGCTTTGACGTCAACGTGAATGCACTTAGCTAACTTTAACCAACACGTTGTTTAGCTTGTCTAGAGTTACCGTCAAACATTGAAACGTTTTTGTTTAGTATTTGCTATAAAGAACAAATTTAATTTATGATCTGGCATTGCGATAGACGCCCAAACCGATTTGGAATGGGAGGGGCTGGAAGCGAACCAATAGGATTGGACTTCTAGTGCAGTCAATGGCACAACTATGGGAGCATGGAGCGAGTTAATTTACGTTAGTTTAATTGGGAGccacaaaccatttttttattatataaattaGTTTGATTTCTCCATGTaattttgaatgatttatttgAATGCCTATTAATGATTTTTGATTGAAAAGACAAATATGGGAatgtatatgcattttttttaaagatgggcCATTAATTAAAGCTGCATGTGCCTTGCATTGAAGATAAtaccattattatttttttattaacaaaacaaaagctttgACTAATGAATATTGACTTTCACCAGGCAGAAGAAAATTTGGATATTGATGCTACactggaggaggaagatgagagTTCTCATGATCCAAATCTGGAGGTGATTAATTCAGCAGTTATTTAGCTCCCATTCTTGGGCGGTTCTTTTAGATTTGTCCGTTTTCGATTCAACTGCAGCTGCAGCTCGACGCATTTCGAACAAGGTGGATGTCTGAACTCAAACCGAGCTACGCCGCAAGACCGCCACGAGCTTCGGCCCAGAGGAAGACACAAGATATAGTTCGGGAGGAGAAGGTGCGTATGGGACGCTCACTGAATTCAATTTGAGTGGTCGCTCTTACAACTTTGCCTCTCAGGCTGCAGAGTTGTACTTGAGAGCAGTTAAGGAAGAGCAGAGTGGTGCGTTTTATGAAGGTGAGTCCATTCATTTGCCATAGAATGTAAAAGtctgtcatttttgttgttgatgttgttgttgttgttggtagcTATCAAGTTTTATCGGCTGGCTATGCAGATGGTGCCTGATATTGAATCAAAGATCAACTACAGCCACTCTGATGCTGATCAAACTGAAGAAAACTAGtaagatatttttaaatggtgttcaggtgcaaaaaaatgagtcaatAAGTGCTCATTAATAGAATTGCAcatctttttgcatttaaacCTATCACCAAAATGTTGCATATTCACGTAAACTCTTTGACTCCgagtttcaatttttttgctcttttgtgtctaacttgttcgccacccctaAAGGAGgcaaaagttttattttgggaATTGCACGACGTCTCATTGGTGACTCGTATTGTATTATAGCAGAGAGGAGAGGGACGCAGACGGCGAGATTGAAGATTTGGTCGCCTACTTTGAGCATCAAGTCACGTTTGGAAGTTGCTGTCCCAAGATTTGCTCTCCCGCGTTGGAGACGGCTCAAATGCACATATCAGGTGGAACGCCTTCTTCCCGTTTCATGATTTTGAGCCCCCCCCCGGCTGACTTTTCTATTGTGCTCATGCTTCCTTGTAGCCTTGCCACGGGAGATCCTCATGTACATATTTCGGTGGGTGGTGTCGAGCCACTTGGACATGCGTGCCCTGGAGCAGCTGTCGGCGGTTTGCCGCGGCTTTTACCTTTGCGCAAGGTCAGCCAACTCCGAGGTCCTAAAACGTTTGCATAACATTAGGAGAGTTCAGTCATATTTGGTGGACTCATAAAAttatgcgattaaaaacattatCTCACTTGAATTAGAAGTTGTTCAGATTCCGCCGagatcaacttttggtgacattagttCATTgagaaaaattagatttttgaataattttgg
The nucleotide sequence above comes from Stigmatopora nigra isolate UIUO_SnigA chromosome 12, RoL_Snig_1.1, whole genome shotgun sequence. Encoded proteins:
- the LOC144205003 gene encoding serine/threonine-protein kinase MAK-like isoform X2 gives rise to the protein MNRYSNLKQLGDGTYGSVILGRNLESGELVAIKKMKRKFYSWEECMNLREVKSLKKLNHANVIKLKEVIRENDHLYFIFEYMKENLYQLMKDRTRLFPESAVRNIMFQILQGLAFIHKHGFFHRDMKPENLLCMGPELVKIADFGLAREIRSRPPYTDYVSTRWYRAPEVLLRSISYSSPIDQWAVGCIMAELYTLRPLFPGSSEVDTIFKICQVLGTPKKNDWSEGFLLASAMYFRWPQCVPSHLKTLIPNASPEAIHLMTDLLQWDPKKRPTSAQALRYSYFHVGQALGTPQQILEQGRPRPHPLPPQLPILQPQQTSQQQAVHPRPAPPCRPPVPPHNKHCVTPRPVQQLPASPVPAAPAAYPRHAELIREQQTKHLLKQEARENTPQTRLPFIPDKSKTRQDGDNATPLNYQVKAKGGRRRWGHPRGDEWDDYEEVGLTAAMVAGKNNFFKDKTMPPEEPLRRYSDVVDFSRPSCKEEAPLNLNKASGYQEASRTASAKQHYLRQSRYLPGISTKKNVELNMNKDLSGSHLWGNSSIPFGGTLPSRGLHGTNTNLGGHMPTLYTKNVDFSAHRVQKGPRLESTASNYATWRSGRSQKSASTNAANKSPPCPLPRAPVQTIHGRIDWSAKYGHR
- the LOC144205003 gene encoding serine/threonine-protein kinase ICK-like isoform X1 translates to MNRYSNLKQLGDGTYGSVILGRNLESGELVAIKKMKRKFYSWEECMNLREVKSLKKLNHANVIKLKEVIRENDHLYFIFEYMKENLYQLMKDRTRLFPESAVRNIMFQILQGLAFIHKHGFFHRDMKPENLLCMGPELVKIADFGLAREIRSRPPYTDYVSTRWYRAPEVLLRSISYSSPIDQWAVGCIMAELYTLRPLFPGSSEVDTIFKICQVLGTPKKNDWSEGFLLASAMYFRWPQCVPSHLKTLIPNASPEAIHLMTDLLQWDPKKRPTSAQALRYSYFHVGQALGTPQQILEQGRPRPHPLPPQLPILQPQQTSQQQAVHPRPAPPCRPPVPPHNKHCVTPRPVQQLPASPVPAAPAAYPRHAELIREQQTKHLLKQEARENTPQTRLPFIPDKSKTRQDGDNATPLNYQVKAKGGRRRWGHPRGDEWDDYEEVGLTAAMVAGKNNFFKDKTMPPEEPLRRYSDVVDFSRPSCKEEAPLNLNKASGYQEASRTASAKQHYLRQSRYLPGISTKKNVELNMNKDLSGSHLWGNSSIPFGGTLPSRGLHGTFPSRVTLLTQFVTFCIHIWFLFVTLKGTNTNLGGHMPTLYTKNVDFSAHRVQKGPRLESTASNYATWRSGRSQKSASTNAANKSPPCPLPRAPVQTIHGRIDWSAKYGHR
- the fbxo9 gene encoding F-box only protein 9 isoform X2; the protein is MAEENLDIDATLEEEDESSHDPNLELQLDAFRTRWMSELKPSYAARPPRASAQRKTQDIVREEKAAELYLRAVKEEQSGAFYEAIKFYRLAMQMVPDIESKINYSHSDADQTEENYREERDADGEIEDLVAYFEHQVTFGSCCPKICSPALETAQMHISALPREILMYIFRWVVSSHLDMRALEQLSAVCRGFYLCARDPELWRSACQRVWGHSCNKLGHYLSWREMFLQRPRVRFDGIYISRTSYIRQGEQSLDGFYRPWHHVDFYRYLRFFPDGSVIMLTTPEEPLSVVSRLRTQNVRMDAVKVGHYRLSQETDNQTKVYAVIRKRKEEAEPSPGGRAHLPHWTPSVLCGAPEF